A window of Thalassophryne amazonica chromosome 21, fThaAma1.1, whole genome shotgun sequence contains these coding sequences:
- the tab2 gene encoding TGF-beta-activated kinase 1 and MAP3K7-binding protein 2 — translation MAQGSHQIDIQVLHDLRQKFPEVPEGVVSRCVLQNNNNLDACCEYLSQVSPAYLYSEEGNLSFSDDPGLIRLRNPMTQLNLGPQSQNVHVAPGRDGPRMNGSRTLAHSLSDGPLQTGQSNNSDFFQQEPQSAPVQVPSSFNVFGVMEPTRKPQPPHNLGLYPLGVKGTTGPHQMPRFNPITVTLAPNIQTGRNTPTSLHIHGGPQSGLSSSQGNSIYIRPYVSQSGTTRQNQPPGGRVQYSPTSQPQQQIYQISHPTSLPGSWSGPQQASSSHTSQQQTQGHQTSHVYMPISSPTNPQAPSVFQASPANHASSSSSSGVSSCSSSSTSSVLPTSLSTISQYNIQNISTGPRKNQIEIKLESPQRSNSTTTTAVLRTSSGPRSSSTSSSCPSSSSSTGVTTVPTTPLSIGGPSLSRSQPTVYISASPPTAAAAPSEDAPVASTSSRPQPKFYISANASSDDGGCRNPPTVYISANPPMQGPSGARNIGGQVSMGPAYIHHHPPKSRASIGGGGGGGTASSPRVVVTQPNTKYTFKITVSPNKPPAVSPGVVSPTFEPTNLLSLPPDHPFVEPDPLHLSDPLAPHRERPSEPRRLSMGSDDAAYTQALLVHQKARMERLWHELELKKKKLEKLKEEVNEMENDLTRRRLERSNSASQIPSIEEMKQLRCKNRLLQIDIDCLTKEIDLLQTRGPHFNLSAIHNFYDNIGFLGPVPPKPKGTSSVDSSSKIVKAIADQEEDEGTQWNCTACTFLNHPALNRCEQCEFPRRF, via the exons ATGGCCCAGGGAAGCCACCAGATTGACATTCAGGTTTTGCATGACCTGCGCCAGAAGTTTCCTGAAGTCCCGGAAGGTGTCGTTTCCCGGTGTGTTCTACAG AACAACAACAATCTGGACGCCTGCTGTGAGTATCTGTCCCAGGTGAGTCCAGCCTACTTGTACAGTGAAGAAGGAAACCTCAGTTTCTCTGACGACCCTGGCTTGATTAGGCTTCGGAATCCCATGACCCAGCTGAATCTGGGCCCGCAGTCTCAGAATGTGCATGTAGCCCCGGGGCGGGACGGCCCGAGAATGAACGGCAGCCGGACTTTGGCCCACAGCTTGAGTGACGGGCCCCTTCAGACAGGCCAGTCCAACAACAGTGACTTTTTTCAACAGGAGCCCCAGTCGGCCCCGGTGCAGGTGCCGTCCAGCTTCAATGTTTTTGGTGTGATGGAACCTACACGTAAACCACAGCCTCCCCATAACCTTGGACTCTACCCTCTGGGTGTCAAAGGAACCACTGGTCCCCATCAAATGCCACGCTTCAACCCCATTACCGTGACGCTAGCCCCCAACATCCAGACAGGCCGCAACACTCCTACTTCTTTGCACATACACGGAGGGCCGCAGTCGGGCTTAAGCAGTTCACAGGGTAACTCCATCTACATCAGGCCCTACGTTAGCCAGTCCGGTACGACTCGGCAGAACCAGCCGCCGGGAGGCAGAGTCCAGTACAGCCCCACTTCCCAGCCCCAGCAGCAGATCTACCAGATCTCACACCCCACCTCGCTGCCTGGCTCCTGGTCTGGTCCTCAACAAGCCTCTTCCTCACATACCTCACAGCAGCAGACCCAGGGCCACCAGACCTCCCACGTCTACATGCCAATCAGCTCCCCCACAAATCCCCAGGCGCCTTCGGTTTTCCAAGCTTCCCCTGCAAACCatgcttcctcctcctcctcctctggtgTTTCCTCCTGCTCTTCTTCCTCTACATCTTCTGTCTTGCCCACCTCCCTGTCCACCATCAGCCAGTACAATATCCAGAACATCTCCACGGGCCCACGGAAGAATCAGATAGAAATCAAACTTGAATCTCCTCAGAGGAGCAACTCCACAACCACGACAGCCGTGCTGCGGACCAGCAGTGGGCCCCGTTCCTCCTCCACGTCCTCCTCGTGCCCTTCGTCCTCTTCATCAACTGGGGTGACTACTGTCCCCACCACTCCTTTGTCCATCGGAGGCCCGAGTCTAAGTCGCAGCCAGCCCACTGTTTACATCTCTGCCAGCCCgcccactgctgctgctgctccctcTGAGGACGCCCCCGTGGCCTCAACCAGTTCCCGCCCCCAACCTAAATTTTACATTTCTGCTAATGCCTCTAGCGATGACGGTGGATGTAGGAACCCACCCACAGTCTACATCTCAGCCAACCCTCCAATGCAAGGGCCCTCAGGAGCCAGGAACATAGGTGGTCAGGTCAGCATGGGCCCCGCCTACATTCACCACCATCCGCCGAAATCCCGCGCTTCtataggaggaggaggaggaggaggcactGCTTCTTCCCCACGTGTGGTGGTGACTCAGCCCAACACCAAATATACTTTCAAAATCACAGTGTCCCCCAACAAGCCCCCTGCTGTGTCCCCTGGGGTTGTGTCCCCTACGTTTGAGCCCACCAACCTCCTCAGCCTACCCCCAGACCACCCCTTTGTGGAGCCGGACCCTCTCCATCTCTCAGACCCACTGGCGCCACACCGGGAGAGGCCAAGTGAACCTCGCCGACTCAGCATGGGCTCGGACGATGCTGCATACACGCAAG CGTTGTTGGTCCATCAGAAGGCCCGCATGGAGAGGCTGTGGCATGAGCTGGagctgaagaagaagaagctggAGAAGCTAAAAGAGGAAGTCAATGAGATGGAGAATGACCTAACCCGAAGACGACTGGAGAGATCCAACTCTGCCTCACAGATCCCTTCT ATTGAGGAAATGAAGCAGTTACGTTGCAAAAACAGGTTATTGCAGATCGACATTGATTGCCTCACCAAAGAAATCGATCTCCTTCAAACAAGAG GACCACACTTTAATCTCAGTGCAATCCATAACTTCTATGACAACATTGGATTCCTTGGTCCCGTCCCACCCAAACCCAAAGGTACTTCATCTGTTG ACTCCAGCAGTAAGATCGTGAAGGCCATCGCAGACCAGGAGGAGGACGAGGGGACGCAGTGGAACTGCACCGCCTGCACCTTCCTCAACCATCCCGCCCTCAATCGCTGTGAACAGTGCGAATTCCCGCGGCGCTTCTGA